The Oncorhynchus tshawytscha isolate Ot180627B linkage group LG12, Otsh_v2.0, whole genome shotgun sequence genome includes a window with the following:
- the pebp1 gene encoding phosphatidylethanolamine-binding protein 1, protein MPVDLSQWTGNLALTEVDEKPAQILHVKYGSLEIDELGKVLTPTQVQSRPTSIGWEGCDSTKLYTLAMTDPDAPSRKDPKFGEWHHFLVVNMKGNDVSSGCVMSDYVGSGPPKGTGLHRYVWLVYEQSGNLSCTEPVLTNCCGDNRGKFKIQEFRQKYGLGVPVAGTCYQAEWDNYVPKLYEQLAGK, encoded by the exons ATGCCGGTAGATTTAAGCCAGTGGACAGGGAATCTTGCCCTAACAGAGGTGGATGAGAAGCCTGCACAGATCCTCCATGTCAAGTATGGCTCTCTTGAAATCGACGAGTTGGGCAAAGTGCTCACGCCAACACAG GTGCAGAGCCGTCCCACTTCTATAGGGTGGGAGGGGTGTGACTCCACAAAGCTGTACACCCTGGCCATGACTGATCCCGACGCACCCAGCAGGAAAGACCCCAAATTTGG GGAGTGGCATCACTTTCTGGTGGTGAACATGAAGGGAAACGATGTATCCAGTGGATGTGTCATGTCCGACTACGTTGGGTCTGGCCCTCCAAAAGGCACTG gtcTCCACAGGTATGTGTGGCTGGTCTATGAGCAGTCAGGAAACCTCTCCTGTACGGAGCCCGTCCTCACTAACTGCTGTGGAGACAACCGCGGCAAGTTCAAGATCCAAGAATTCCGCCAGAAATACGGACTGGGAGTTCCCGTGGCTGGAACCTGCTATCAGGCAGAATGGGATAATTATGTCCCTAAACTCTATGAGCAACTGGCTGGAAAATAA